Genomic window (Chitinophaga parva):
AGTAGCCTGGCGGATCTCCTCCGTGGGCGCAATGCCCAGCGTGGCACAGGCAGTGGCCATGAGGTTATCCATGGTAGCCGGGCCTTCGGCCAATGTTTCCAGCATACTCACAAAAGCGGGGGAGAGGGCGGTAAATTCCACATCGCCACTTTCCGGCTGGCGGTGCAGGGCCAGGAAGTAGTGCCCCTGGTGGGCGGCCGTGATCTGGTGTGCCGGTTGCAGGTGCACCGGGAATTGGAAATGCTCCAGGTGATGCTCGGGATTGAGCACCAGTTTATCCTGCCGGAGGTCGCCCTGGGCGCGGTATTCCGCGGAGCGGTCTTCCATCATGAACAACTCCACTTCCAGCCATTCAAACCAGAGCAGTTCCTGCAGGAAGGGATATTTTTCCAGCAAAGGATGCTGCACGGCCGTCATGTATTCATACAGTTCTTTGGGCATGTACCATACCTGCGCACTTTGGCAGGGATGCTCACGGAAGAAGCGTTGCACCAGGTGGTCCCATTCTGCTTCTTCCAGCAGATTGTGCGTAAGCGGGTAGGCAGATTGCAGGCTGTCGTCCACCACGTTGTATACCAGCCGGCGGTAGTGGTGCACGCTGCTGCGCACGCCTTTGATGGGCGTGTATTCGCCGGTGCGGCAATAGCTGGCCAGGGCCTGCTGGTAACTGGTGGTAGGATTAGCGGCTGGCATGGGCTACGGGATTTAAGGCTTTATGTTTGATGCTTTGCAGGCGGTTCAGCTCATCCTGCAGCAGTGGCAGTTCGGGGATATTGAAATCCCTCTCCAGCAGGGTGGGCACATTGCGCTGCAGCTTGTGCATGGCGTAGGTGTAAAGCTGGTACACGGGGTCAATGATGGCTTCCCCGTGGGTGTCAATAATGAGGTCTTCGGCTACTTTTTCATGACCCGCCATGTGGATGTAGGAAACCCTTTCCAGCGGCAGCTGGTCTATAAATTCGTAAGCGTCGTATTGATGATTGAAACCGTTCACGTAGATATTATTCACGTCCAGCAGCAGTTCGCAATCGGCTTCGGAAAGGATGTTGTTGATAAAATCCACTTCACTCATTTCCGGTGCCACGGGCGTGTAATAGCTTACAATTTCAATGGCTATTTTTCTTTCCAGGAGTTCCTGCACGGTTTTAATGCGCTGGGAAACGTGTTTCACCGCATCCGCTGTAAACGGGATGGGGAGCAGGTCGTAGAGGTGTGCGTTGTCGCACTTGGAGTAGCTGAGATGCTCGGAGTAGATCCGGGCGTTGGTATCGCGGAGGAATTTTTTCACCTGGCGGAGGAAGTCCATGTCCAGCGGATCAGGGCTGCCGATGGAAAGGGAAAGGCCGTGCGTATAGAAAGGGTATTTTTCCAGTGCGCGGTCAAACAGCTTTTTCCAATAGCCACCTACGCCGATCCAGTTCTCGGGCGCAGCTTCTATGAATGCAGGTTGCAGGAGATGGCTGTTTAAAAATTCTTCTGCAAAATCTTTCCGGAATCCGATGCCTACCATGATGCAAAATTTAAACGTGTCTTTAACGAGAAGAACCGGCAGGTCTGCTGCCTGCCGGTTTGTGAGGTCGTTTATGTATTATTGACCGTCTTTCTTGGGGGTAGTGGTGGTACCTTTTTTCTTGGCGCCACATTTACCTTCACCGCATTTGCCTTCGCCGCACTTGCCGTCTTTGCCTTTCTTGGCAGAGCTCTTGTTAGCGCCGCATTTGCCATCTTTTGCCTTGGTGCTGTCGGCACCGCATTTGAGTTCCAGTGCGCGGGCAGTGGTGGTATTGCTGTTCAGCAGGTTGCTACGTACCGCGGTACCATTGCCCAGCTCATTGTAGCTGAAAGCAGATGCTGCCTGTGCAGAGAAAGAAGCGGCGGTCATGATGGCGCCAGCTACGAGGGTGCCTGCGAGCAGGGATTTCTTTTTGTTTTCCATGTGCTTGTAGTTTTTAGAAGAATGATGATTATGTATGTTTCAGCATGAGCGGAATGCGGATGGAACTATTCAGGAAAAGTATTGTTGATCTTACACGGAAGGTTAAGCGATCATTACAGGTCTTTCAACCTTCGGACAATATTTGTTTTCAGTTTTTCCGTATCAGTGATCTGCGGGCTGCTTCCTTGTGAAAACCGCCGCAGTAGCTGGTCCAGGCGCTTGCTTTGCTTTTCATAATAGCGGCAATATCGGCAAACGGCGTTATGTACCCGGAGTTTGAGTGCCATTTTCCTGCTGATGCCGGTACTCAGTTTTTGTTCCATGATCATGGTGGCCTCCCTGCAGGAAAAGGTGAGCCGGAAAAGCAGTTGTTTCATACACTACCGTTTAAACCAGTGATGGTCCAGGCATTGCCGCAACTGTACTTTGGCGCGGTGCAATATCTGCCAGTAGTTAGTCGTGGTAAGGTTTAAATCCTGACAGATCTCTTTTCCTTTTTTTTCTTCGAGGTATTTCAGGTGAATGGCGGCATGCCACCCCGCAGGCAGCTTGTCCATACACTGCTGCAAGGTCTGGGAAAATTGGGGATCATCCAGCAGGTGCAGGTCGTAATAGTCACCATGAACGGGCGTTCTGCCTGGTAGCCAGGCGCCGTCTGCAGCAAAGTACTGCTCCATCAGGCGGTCGGCCCTTTCCGGTTGCAGGCTGCTTTCCAGTACTACAGGATTACGGAGTTTTTTACGGAAGTGGTCTGCTACTTTATGTTCAAGAATGCCAAAGAGCCAGGTACGGGGTTTGCTTTCCTGGCGGTATTGTTCAAACGACATACAGGCGGCCATGAAAGTATCCTGCACCAGGTCCTCCGCGATGCTACGGTCGGAAACCTGTTGCAGGGCCCGTGCCAGCAGGGCATCTGTATGGGCATTTACCCATTCGTCCAGGGTGGCATGCAGCGCTTGTTTACGGGTACTGAGCATAGATTAAGAGAAAGCCTTCAAAAGATAGGAAGATTCCCCAGCAATTAAGATAAGTAATAGCAATCTTAACATTCCACTAACTGTTTTGTGTGGGCGGTGTAAGGTAGATACGTTGTACAAGATGGATGCAGTTTTAAGTGGCAGGTTTATTTTTGCCGTAGCGCCAAAAGAAAGGCCCCGCGGGCAATGCGGGGCCTTGTATAAAGTGGTGTTGTAAGCGATGTTACTTTGCCAGGTGGAGCACCCTGGCGGTATGGGCTCTCACCTCGTCGCTCAGGGCGGGGTGATCGTTCAGCGCCTGGCCAAAGGAAGGGATCATTTCCTTCAGCTTTTGCTGCCAGGCAGGGCTGGAAGCGTGTTGCTTAAAGCACTTCTGGATGAGCTGCAGCATAATAGATACGGAGGTGGATGCGCCCGGAGAAGCACCCAGCAGTGCGGCAATGCTGCCATCTGCAGCGCTCACCACTTCAGTACCAAACTCCAGGATGCCGCCGTGTTCCGCATCTTTCTTGATCACCTGTACCCGCTGGCCAGCCACTTCCAGTTCCCAGTCTTCCATCTTTGCCTCGGGGAAGAAATCGCGCAGCGCAGCCAGGCGGTCTTCCTGCGACTGGCGTACCTGGTTAATGAGGTAGCGGGTAAGGGGCAGGTTGTCCATACCGGCCGCCAGCATGGGGCGTATATTATTGATCTTTATAGACAAGGGGAGGTCCAGCAGGGAGCCATTTTTCAGGAACTTGGTGCTGAAGCCGGCGTAGGGCCCAAAGAGGAGGGCTTTCCGGCCATTGATCATGCGGGTGTCCAGGTGGGGCACCGACATGGGAGGAGAGCCTACAGAAGCTTTGCCATATACTTTGGCCTTGTGCTGTGCAATGATATTTTCATTGGTACACTTGAGCCACTGGCCGCTCACGGGGAAGCCGCCAAAGCCTTTGCCTTCGGGTATATCAGATTTAAGGAGCAGCGGGAGGGAGCCGCCGCCGGCGCCGATGAAAACAAACTTTGACTTCAGGTCGCGTTTCTGGCGGGTTTGCAGGTCTTTTACCGTGATCTCCCAGCGGCCATCATCGGCCTGTTCCAGGTCGCGCACCTCGTGGTGGAGGTAGAACGATACACCGGGCTTGGACTTCAGGTAGTTGAAGAGGTTGCGGGTGAGGGCGCCAAAGTTTACGTCTGTGCCCAGTTCCGTGTAAGTAGCGGCTACGGGTTGGTTGGGATCGCGGCCGTCCATGACCAGGGGCATCCATTGAGTGAGCTGGGCGTGGTCTTCCGAGTACTGCATGTCCCGGAACAGGTGGTGCTGCTGGAGGGCGTCGTGGCGTTTCTTAAGATATTCCACGTTTTCCTTGCCCCACACGAAGCTCATATGCGGTACGGAGTTGATAAAGGTGGAGGGAGCTTCCTGGATGAGCTTATGCTCTACGAGGTAGGCCCAGAACTGCCGGGATACTTCAAACTGTTCAGCGATCTTCACGGCCTTAATGCTTTCTACGGTGCCATCGGCCTTTTCGGGAGTGTAATTAAGTTCGCAGAGGGCGGAGTGTCCGGTGCCTGCATTGTTCCAGGCATCGGAGCTTTCGCCGGCTACGACATCGAGTCTTTCAAATACCTGGATGGTAAGTTCCGGTTGCAATTCTTTCAGCAACACACCCAGGGTAGCGCTCATAATGCCGGCACCGATCAAAACTACATCCGGCTCAGTATTGGGTGAAATATCCTGTTTCAGCATGACCTTGATTCGAGACCGCAAAGTTACATGGAAAAATACATTATGGGCGGAGGTTTTTTATAAAACTTGAATGAGATTGGTAGTTTTTAACAAAAGCTCAACTGGTGGAGGGTGTTTTTAAAATATTTTAAAATTAACAATATGATAAGGTGATGGAGCCGGAGCATATTTTATGGATTTTGTAATTTTTTTTTGGAGAAATGGGGAAAGGGATTACTTTTGCACTCCCTGAAACACAAATCAGTGATGCCCAGATGGCGAAATTGGTAGACGCACTGTGTTCAGGTCGCAGCGCCGCAAGGTGTGCTGGTTCGAATCCAGTTCTGGGCACATTAAAAGGTTGTAAGTTATTGGCTTACAACCTTTTCTGTTTTTTATAATATATCCTTTTTATAGCATGTACCCCGCTTTTTCTCCACCATCGCTGGCACAAATGATACGCTAAAATTCGGGGGCTGGCAAGGGACAAGACCAGCATATTTTTTATGCCGATTATACCAAGCAAATCAGCTGGCGTCTTCAATTACAAATAATTAAAGTCCGCACCATCAAGCTGTAATTACTTTAATTATATTACAGTGTAATTTCATCACTAACAGCAGCTTTTCCTGAATTGGCTGACTGATGAACTGTATATAAGAATCTGGCCCTCCTAACAGATCTGGTAAGGATTAACGCATGCATAGTTCTGACTCCTAATTAACAGGTAAATATCTTCCCGGTGTTGCAAACGGTTGAGCAACGACTTTATCCTGCGTTAAAGATTAAACCTGACGATCTGACGCTAAAACTTATTATGTTAATCAATCAAAAAACGGCAACATCCATATCCTGTCGCTGCTTTGACCTAAAGTATATCTTCATCAGATATGTCTAAACACAAATTAATTACCCGTATCATCTGGGTACAGCTATGTTGTTTATCTTTAAGTACCGTTCACGCCCAATCAGCGCGTATTAAACAAAAAGAGAAAGAAAGGTCTTTCATTAAAGATAGCATCGCGTTGATCGATAACCTGAACCAGGTTGGATTGCTGTATTATTTAGAAGATATAGACAGTAGCTTCCATTACGCGATGAAAGCAAGAAGTATTGCAGTCAGGTTGCATTATCCTAAAGGGATCACTGATGCGGATAATGTTATTGCAACAGTACTCTTGCTGAAAGGCTTGTTTAAAGAGTCGCTGGAATTATACAGCAAGGTACTAGTGGCTTATCAGGCACAAGCTGACACGGCTAACGCAGGTCAGGTGCTGAGCAATATGGCCACTGCTTATAATACGATGGGAGACACTGTAAAGGCTGAAATGTTTTCCCGGCTTGCCCTTCAGGCAGTCCGCAATCTAAAACGGGATAGTATAGTGAGTACGATATATATCAATTATTGTCTCAATAATTTATCCCTTTCTGCTGACAGCGTACGATATTATCTCGATAAATCCAGGGAGATCGCAAATCGTTACAAAGATGAGGCGATGGTGGTTTTGTCGATGCAGGCACAAGCTGACTATATGATCAGGAATGGGCAAAGACAGGGCGTATTGCCATTGATTAGTGAGTCCCTGTCAAGGTCTGTAAATACCGGAATGGAATATTTTGAGATAAACGCATTTTGGCTGTATGGTAATTTTTATAAAGATGTACCAGACAGCGTTGTTCATTATTATAAACAAGCCTACCAGCTGATAGAGAAAATGGGTTTTTCCAGTGTTAAGGTTCCTATATTAAAAGGCATATTAGAATATACAAAATTATCCAGCAATAAATCAGACACCAGTCGTATACAACATTTGATGGCATCAGTGTTGACCACGGAGAATGAGAACCTGAAGAAGTTCATTGGCGATTATGTCCGGTATACCGCTATACAGGACGACAACCAATTGCTGGAGATCAGCAACCGGAATAAACAAACAAAAATATGGCTGCTGCTGGGAGCATTTGGCGTTACCCTGGCATTACTGGCTGTAATACTGTGGCAGTTCCGGGTCACCCGTCTGTTAAACAAGCGAATATCTGAACAGAACAGTCATATGCAGAAAGCACTCAGTTCCCTGGAGCAGAGCCAAACTGATAATACGCGGATAATGAAGATCGTTGCCCATGACCTGCGTAACCCGATTGGAGCGTCGTTTTCCATTGCAGACCTGATGCTGGCGAATCCGAACCGGTCAGCGGAAGAAAAGAAATTGCTTGAAATGATGAAGGCCTCTTGCGAGCATTCATTAGAGCTGGTCAATGACCTGTTGCAGCTACATAATCGTGCAGAAGAGTTAAAACGGGAATCGGTGGATGTCAGGAATTTGCTGCAATACTGTGCAGAACTGCTGCATTTTAAAGCAGCGCAAAAGGGGCAACAAATCCAGTTGCAGGCAGAACCTGCGGTGGCGTATGTTAGCGGGGAAAAGATATGGAGAGTGGTGAGTAACCTGATTACCAATGCGATCAAATTCAGCCCTGCCGGCGCTGAAATTTTAGTACGCCTGCAAGCTAAGTTGGATGTAATTATCATTTCTGTAGCAGATAATGGCATTGGTATCCCCCCAGAGATAAAGGACGAGATATTTGATATGTTCACACGGGCTAAAAGGAAAGGTACAGCCGGTGAGCATTCCTTCGGGCTGGGACTGGCCATCTCAAAGCAGATTGTGGAAGCGCACAAAGGCAACATTTGGTATGAAAGTAACCCGGGAAAAGGAACGATTTTCTTTGTGGAACTACCTGTAAACGGCATCATTTGATCTTGCAAACAAGTGCACCAACTACGCTTAACCTTTGACGGCAACATATCAAATTCCAACTGGTGGAGATTCCGGTTCCGGGCACGAAAGCCGAATGACTTACATTTTACAAGGTGTACAATAACTTACCGCCTATTTAAAATTTTCGGCCTTCACTAGACAAATAACCCATATCTTTCAAATCTTAAACTGTTGCCTGAAGCCGGCCGTTGTCATCCGTGCCACGGATCTTATATCGTATTTACAACCTACAAAA
Coding sequences:
- a CDS encoding HvfC/BufC N-terminal domain-containing protein, whose protein sequence is MPAANPTTSYQQALASYCRTGEYTPIKGVRSSVHHYRRLVYNVVDDSLQSAYPLTHNLLEEAEWDHLVQRFFREHPCQSAQVWYMPKELYEYMTAVQHPLLEKYPFLQELLWFEWLEVELFMMEDRSAEYRAQGDLRQDKLVLNPEHHLEHFQFPVHLQPAHQITAAHQGHYFLALHRQPESGDVEFTALSPAFVSMLETLAEGPATMDNLMATACATLGIAPTEEIRQATLSFFEHALHTKLILGFA
- a CDS encoding HvfB family MNIO-type RiPP peptide maturase, with product MVGIGFRKDFAEEFLNSHLLQPAFIEAAPENWIGVGGYWKKLFDRALEKYPFYTHGLSLSIGSPDPLDMDFLRQVKKFLRDTNARIYSEHLSYSKCDNAHLYDLLPIPFTADAVKHVSQRIKTVQELLERKIAIEIVSYYTPVAPEMSEVDFINNILSEADCELLLDVNNIYVNGFNHQYDAYEFIDQLPLERVSYIHMAGHEKVAEDLIIDTHGEAIIDPVYQLYTYAMHKLQRNVPTLLERDFNIPELPLLQDELNRLQSIKHKALNPVAHASR
- a CDS encoding HvfA family oxazolone/thioamide-modified RiPP metallophore — its product is MENKKKSLLAGTLVAGAIMTAASFSAQAASAFSYNELGNGTAVRSNLLNSNTTTARALELKCGADSTKAKDGKCGANKSSAKKGKDGKCGEGKCGEGKCGAKKKGTTTTPKKDGQ
- a CDS encoding sigma-70 family RNA polymerase sigma factor; the protein is MLSTRKQALHATLDEWVNAHTDALLARALQQVSDRSIAEDLVQDTFMAACMSFEQYRQESKPRTWLFGILEHKVADHFRKKLRNPVVLESSLQPERADRLMEQYFAADGAWLPGRTPVHGDYYDLHLLDDPQFSQTLQQCMDKLPAGWHAAIHLKYLEEKKGKEICQDLNLTTTNYWQILHRAKVQLRQCLDHHWFKR
- a CDS encoding malate:quinone oxidoreductase, with the translated sequence MLKQDISPNTEPDVVLIGAGIMSATLGVLLKELQPELTIQVFERLDVVAGESSDAWNNAGTGHSALCELNYTPEKADGTVESIKAVKIAEQFEVSRQFWAYLVEHKLIQEAPSTFINSVPHMSFVWGKENVEYLKKRHDALQQHHLFRDMQYSEDHAQLTQWMPLVMDGRDPNQPVAATYTELGTDVNFGALTRNLFNYLKSKPGVSFYLHHEVRDLEQADDGRWEITVKDLQTRQKRDLKSKFVFIGAGGGSLPLLLKSDIPEGKGFGGFPVSGQWLKCTNENIIAQHKAKVYGKASVGSPPMSVPHLDTRMINGRKALLFGPYAGFSTKFLKNGSLLDLPLSIKINNIRPMLAAGMDNLPLTRYLINQVRQSQEDRLAALRDFFPEAKMEDWELEVAGQRVQVIKKDAEHGGILEFGTEVVSAADGSIAALLGASPGASTSVSIMLQLIQKCFKQHASSPAWQQKLKEMIPSFGQALNDHPALSDEVRAHTARVLHLAK
- a CDS encoding ATP-binding protein codes for the protein MSKHKLITRIIWVQLCCLSLSTVHAQSARIKQKEKERSFIKDSIALIDNLNQVGLLYYLEDIDSSFHYAMKARSIAVRLHYPKGITDADNVIATVLLLKGLFKESLELYSKVLVAYQAQADTANAGQVLSNMATAYNTMGDTVKAEMFSRLALQAVRNLKRDSIVSTIYINYCLNNLSLSADSVRYYLDKSREIANRYKDEAMVVLSMQAQADYMIRNGQRQGVLPLISESLSRSVNTGMEYFEINAFWLYGNFYKDVPDSVVHYYKQAYQLIEKMGFSSVKVPILKGILEYTKLSSNKSDTSRIQHLMASVLTTENENLKKFIGDYVRYTAIQDDNQLLEISNRNKQTKIWLLLGAFGVTLALLAVILWQFRVTRLLNKRISEQNSHMQKALSSLEQSQTDNTRIMKIVAHDLRNPIGASFSIADLMLANPNRSAEEKKLLEMMKASCEHSLELVNDLLQLHNRAEELKRESVDVRNLLQYCAELLHFKAAQKGQQIQLQAEPAVAYVSGEKIWRVVSNLITNAIKFSPAGAEILVRLQAKLDVIIISVADNGIGIPPEIKDEIFDMFTRAKRKGTAGEHSFGLGLAISKQIVEAHKGNIWYESNPGKGTIFFVELPVNGII